In Bacteroidales bacterium, the sequence ATTCTGTTAAGTAATTGACAAGTTTCTTGTATTTTACCTTAACCTTTCATTATTTTCAAAGAACTTTTTTCTTATATTTAAAAAGGATTGCAAAGATAAAAACTATTAGTTTAACCTGCAAAACTTTTTCATTATTTTCAAAACTTTTTTCTTACTTCTTTAATCTTTCTGTGCTCGTTTTAAAAGCGGATGCAAAGGAAACAATTATTATTTAATCTGCAAAACTTTTTTTAACTTTTTTAAAACTTTTTTTCTTAACTTTTTTAATCTTTCTGTGCTCGTTTTAAAAGCGGATGCAAAGGAAACAATTATTATTTAATCTGCAAAACTTTTTTTAACTTTTTTAAAACTTTTTTCCTTAACTCTTTTTAATCTTTCTGTGCTCGTTTTAAAAGCGGATACAAAGGAAATAATTATTATTTAATCTGCAAAACTTTTTTTAACTTTTTTAAAACTTTTTTCCTTAACTCTTTAATCTTTCTGTGCTCGTTTTAAAAGCAGGCGGGTAAGTGAAATAGCTTTAATTTTAACTGTTAAAATTATTTTGGAAAAAACGTTATGTTTTCCTCCCGACAGACTACAATATGATGTTTATCAGAAATTTGCAAATATCTTTTTTTTGTTGAGTTGCGGTTATTACAGTTTTTGCGGCGGGGGACCTAAGCCCTGTTTGCACCACATCTATTAAAATAACCAGATAAATCGGAGTTACCGTTTTATTAACCTGATGCTTTAAGTTTATCGAGTTCTGTCTTCATTTTGGTAATATCGTGTGCAAAGAATAAAACACGAGTAATTTTTCCTTCGGTGTTATAATAAGGGGTATAGGTTGCAGAAAGCCACTTTTCTTTACCTGACTTGGTATATCTTTTCACTTGTGTTTTAACAGGAATGCCTTTTGCAACTTGCAGAATTATAAGTCCTAAATCTTCTTTTTGATCTTTTACAATATCGAAAACATTTGCCCCTATAATATCTTCGGGAGAGAATCCCATTATCTCTTCATATTTTTCATTGGAATTAACCACAACTCCGTCAAGGGTATATTCAACAGTTAGAACTGTGTGGTTAATTGCATTCATAATACTTTTACTTTCAGCATTTTGCATATCAATTTCTGCTTGAATTCTTTGCAGTTCTTCAACTTTTGTTTCCAGTTCTTTTTCTTTATTTGCAAGTTCTTTTGTTTGTTTTCTGGATATAAGCAATAATTCGGCTGTTTTAGTATTGATTAATGAAGCATCTATCCATGCACCTATATTATCACTTAATTGTTCAATGAATTCAATAACATATTCTTCGGGTTGTTTTAGGAATGCCAATTCAATGACTGCATTTATTTTTTCTTGATAAAATACGGGTATTACACTTATATTTGAAGGGATACCATTGCCTAAACCGGATGCAATTTTTATATAATCATAGGGGACTTTGTTCAGAATAATCTTTTTCTTTTCAATTACACATGCACCGACAATCCCCTCTCCGACTTTAAAGGTTTTGTTAATTTGTTTTCTGTTTTCGTAAGCATAAGACGCTGTTAATGTTATTATTTGAGAATCCGGGTCGTACAAATAAATTCCTCCTATTACGGCATTTGTATAATTAACAAGTTCTTGTAAGATATTAAATGTTAAATCTTTAATATTATTTTCACTTTTTCTTTCTGCTTCCGAGACTTCAAACCGTCCCTTTCTCATCCATAATTGTTTGTATGTTGTTTTCTTTTGTAAAAGGTTTTCTTCTTCGGCTGTTTTTAGGTTCTGAGCTATTTTATTTATTGATACGGATAAAATATCATCTTCGCCTTTTTGTTTTACCTTTTCGTTATAATTACCGTTTGCAATATTATAACTTATATCGGCTGCTTCTTTTATATTCTCAGACACTTTATTAAGTCCGACAGCTATTTTATCAAATTCATTATTATAGTTATTATTTTCGCTTAATTCAATAAGTTCTCCTCGACTCAGTTTTTTAACTACTTTTACTAAAGAATTAATCGGATTAAAAGTTTTTTTAATAAAAAAAAGTACTGTAAATAATCCTAAAACCAGGATTAACGATACAATTAATAATGCCTTATAAATATCTGACATTAACTTTTGTGTTAATGTAATTGTCGGCAATATTGTAATTAATTCCCAACTTACGTTAGTTTCCTCGGCATTAAATGAATTTACAACAGCTTTATATTTTCCTCCTTTAATGTTATTTTCGTTTAGTTTTAGAGAGTTATATATTTCTTGTTCTTTTGTGTTAGAATTTAATATGTTTTTTCCTGATAACCAAGGCTTTTCAGTAATAAAGACTATATTGTTATTTTCAGTCAGAAGCACTAATTCGGCATCTACTCCGTATTCATAATATATTATTGAATTAATAATTTCAGCGACTTCCGATAATGAAAAGTTAATGCCTACGGCACCTATAACTTTATTGTGTTTATATATGGGTTTTGCAATTGTAAGCACTGTTTCGTCTGTTTCAAGAAGGTTTAAATTAAACGGTTCAGACATATATGTATATTGTTCGTATTCCCGATAATTTAACTTCATCAAATCAAATGTATATCTTCCTGTTTCAGAAACAGTAGGAATAACTTCGTTGTTTGAATTATAAAAAGACAAGCTGTATGATTGCACATCATCGTTATTTGAGTTTGTTTGTAAATTTTCGGAAATGAAGTTTTCATCCATTAATAAAAACAAATGTGTTATGTCTTTGTTTGATTCCAGAAAACTTTTCAAGAGGTTGATTTCGGTTTTATTTAATTGAAGTCTTCCGCTTTCTGTTTTGTTTTGAATTATTTCGAAGATAAAATTTAATAATTCTACTCCTCTGTTAAGTTCTGCCTCAATTTTAACGGTATAATTATCGTTAATTATTTCTGTTATTTCGACAGCTTTTTTGTCGGTCGTGTGTGTTACTGATATAATCGTATAAATTACCACAGATAATATCGTGAAAAAAAATACGGTAATTATCAAAATGAATAATTTCTTTTTTATGTTTAAGTTTTTAAATATTTTCACTTTTACAGGTCTTAATTATATATTGTACCTATTGATAATATCCTGAATATTTTTCTTCTTACATTTCGGATAGGGACATAGTTTTGAATAAAGGTATATTCTTTTCCTTTAATAATAAATGATTCTTTTAATGTTTGTGCTTTATTATTTGCTAATTCGTCCCAAAACTTATTATACGTTTTTTCATATCCGGAAATTGGAATAAGGTCTTTATGGTGTAGAGAAATAATATTACTTTTTTGAATATCGAACAAGTCTAATGTTTTTCTGCTGATATCCATAATTGTGCCTTTTAAATCATACTCAATCATAAATGTAACAGATTTTATTGACTCAATTATTTCGATTAACTGAAGTATTTCCTTATCTAATTTTCGATTTTGTTTACGGTGTGTATTAATTTTTTCTTCAAGTGTACGCCTCTGGTCTTCAATTTCTTTTGACTGAATTCTTGTTTGAGTTAAAAGTTCTTCGGTTTTTTGTGAATGTTTAATGTTTGATATGGTTGAAGCGATGCT encodes:
- a CDS encoding PAS domain S-box protein; this translates as MKIFKNLNIKKKLFILIITVFFFTILSVVIYTIISVTHTTDKKAVEITEIINDNYTVKIEAELNRGVELLNFIFEIIQNKTESGRLQLNKTEINLLKSFLESNKDITHLFLLMDENFISENLQTNSNNDDVQSYSLSFYNSNNEVIPTVSETGRYTFDLMKLNYREYEQYTYMSEPFNLNLLETDETVLTIAKPIYKHNKVIGAVGINFSLSEVAEIINSIIYYEYGVDAELVLLTENNNIVFITEKPWLSGKNILNSNTKEQEIYNSLKLNENNIKGGKYKAVVNSFNAEETNVSWELITILPTITLTQKLMSDIYKALLIVSLILVLGLFTVLFFIKKTFNPINSLVKVVKKLSRGELIELSENNNYNNEFDKIAVGLNKVSENIKEAADISYNIANGNYNEKVKQKGEDDILSVSINKIAQNLKTAEEENLLQKKTTYKQLWMRKGRFEVSEAERKSENNIKDLTFNILQELVNYTNAVIGGIYLYDPDSQIITLTASYAYENRKQINKTFKVGEGIVGACVIEKKKIILNKVPYDYIKIASGLGNGIPSNISVIPVFYQEKINAVIELAFLKQPEEYVIEFIEQLSDNIGAWIDASLINTKTAELLLISRKQTKELANKEKELETKVEELQRIQAEIDMQNAESKSIMNAINHTVLTVEYTLDGVVVNSNEKYEEIMGFSPEDIIGANVFDIVKDQKEDLGLIILQVAKGIPVKTQVKRYTKSGKEKWLSATYTPYYNTEGKITRVLFFAHDITKMKTELDKLKASG